In Kwoniella dejecticola CBS 10117 chromosome 6, complete sequence, a genomic segment contains:
- a CDS encoding allantoicase — translation MSLTAPHKQITLEEFDTTLKSSYVEVSSSSLGGKVVSTSDDFFASKDNLIKPGPSISMKGQFGPNGALYDGWESRRHNPTFDWAIIKLATPSTSISYVDIDTSHFSGNEAPQSQIFALSQSSFPLTTEETALSQPTPNTKGWTEILPVVDLGPNSRHIFEVNEHGKKGTWAWVMVRMIPDGGMARFRAYGLPTPPAQPDSLPENYRSLEPIDLVSPLIGGRIISCSDANFSPPQNLLLPGRGFDMSDGWETRRSQHNRGKYHPTDGALKGQERKEWVIVKLGVEGVISHIEVDTAFHPGNYPVACTIEATLSTSDSDLSSAQWTEIVSKKPLGPHRQHYFDIERTIEDKRVWTHVRYTIYPDGGSKRLRVFGYPLSPQSAPLTPASTLSPEITLPVLPLTYEAFKPFGQVIQGWSFPSSAPKGVAVTTANQGTATKFHRVGKIKESYPEGVGKEGGVTVGSVKASNRLDIAEGAKIKVELLERHAYTTQAFIPLNRRAGSSPPGSFIVVAALNGTDDKPDLKTIRAFLATAAQGVSFDAGIWHHSLLTVGGDLDYAVIERGTPDPSIKAYVEKVQPSITTYLQIPPYPAATNIGASTPKGLLESSDSSSTGILSSILNTTSLLGGAGSSIKPTLITPENFAPFGQIITSSPSSTHTDSESSPDGKTVKHNALSSTISTYPEESGAVTAISVFRATEKIGLERGKTFDVRFMERHQYTSQTFLPMGKAEWSGKSEEALPAGGEFLVIVAENGPDDKPDPATIKSFILPPDMGLTYAPGVWHHPVLILDATVDLACIETQISTGVHDSDIRDCELISWEGDEVFGQVAVPEHAL, via the exons ATGTCATTAACCGCACCGCACAAGCAAATCACCTTGGAAGAATTCGATACCACGCTCAAGAGCAGCTATGTCG aggtctcttcctcctcattgGGCGGGAAGGTGGTATCGACCTCGGACgatttcttcgcttcgaaAGATAACTTGATCAAGCCAGGT CCCTCAATATCTATGAAAGGCCAATTCGGACCTAACGGAGCATTATATGACGGCTGGGAGTCTAGGAGACATAACCCGACTTTTGACTG GGCAATCATCAAATTGGCTACTCCTTCCACATCAATTTCATACGTAGATATCGATACTTCTCATTTTAGCGGCAACGAAgctcctcaatctcagatATTCGCCCTTTCCCAATCGTCTTTCCCCTTGACCACGGAAGAGACCGCGCTATCACAGCCTACACCGAACACCAAGGGATGGACAGAGATCTTACCTGTAGTCGATCTGGGACCTAACAGTAGACATATCTTCGAAGTCAATGAGCATGGGAAGAAAGGTACTTGGGCTTGGGTCATGGTCAGGATGATACCTGATGGAGGGATG GCGCGATTCAGAGCATACGGCCTCCCTACTCCACCCGCCCAGCCCGACTCTTTACCGGAAAATTACAGATCTCTCGAGCCGATAGACCTGGTATCTCCCTTGATCGGGGGCAGGATCATCTCGTGCTCAGATGCCAACTTCTCGCCCCCTCAAAACCTCCTTTTGCCTGGTCGAGGGTTCGACATGTCCGACGGATGGGAGACGAGGCGATCTCAGCATAACAGGGGGAAATATCATCCTACTGACGGAGCGCTCAAGGGgcaagagaggaaagaaTGGGTTATAGTGAAATTGGGCGTCGAGGGGGTCATTAGTCATATTGAGGTGGATACGGCTTTCCATCCGGGTAATTACCCTGTG GCATGCACCATCGAAGCCACCTTGTCGAcctctgactctgatcttTCTTCCGCTCAATGGACGGAGATCGTCAGCAAGAAACCTCTTGGGCCACACCGACAACACTATTTCGATATTGAGAGGACCATTGAGGACAAGCGTGTCTGGACTCATGTAAGATACACGATCTATCCTG ATGGTGGATCGAAGCGACTCCGAGTCTTCGGATATCCCTTGTCCCCGCAATCTGCTCCTTTGACTCCAGCTTCAACCCTCAGTCCGGAAATCACCTTACCGGTTCTACCATTGACATACGAGGCCTTCAAGCCTTTCGGACAAGTCATCCAAGGGTggtctttcccttcctcagCACCGAAGGGAGTAGCCGTCACGACCGCCAACCAAGGAACAGCAACTAAGTTTCACCGAGTAGGAAAGATTAAAGAGAGCTATCCGGAAGGAGTAGGCAAAGAAGGAGGGGTCACAGTGGGAAGTGTGAAGGCTTCCAACCGGCTGGACATAGCTGAAGGAGCGAAGATCAAGGTTGAGCTGTTAGAAAGACATGCGTATACGACTCAAGCTTTCATACCCCTTAATCGACGAGCAGGTTCCTCACCTCCTGGATCGTTCATTGTGGTTGCCGCGTTGAATGGGACGGACGACAAGCCGGATTTGAAGACTATCAGGGCGTTCTTGGCTACTGCTGCGCAAGGGGTGTCGTTCGATGCTGGTATATGGC ATCATTCGTTACTGACTGTCGGAGGG GATCTCGACTACGCTGTCATTGAGAGAGGAACGCCTgacccatcaatcaaagcATACGTCGAGAAAGTCCAACCTTCAATTACTACTTATCTTCAGATCCCACCTTATCCCGCAGCCACCAATATCGGGGCCTCCACCCCGAAAGGCCTTCTGGAATCCAGCGATTCCAGCTCTACGGGCATATTATCCTCCATCCTCAATACGACGTCTCTGCTGGGTGGCGCAGGCTCCAGCATCAAGCCAACATTGATCACTCCCGAAAACTTTGCACCTTTTGGTCAGATCATCACTAGTTCCCCTTCATCAACGCATACAGACTCGGAATCTTCGCCCGATGGCAAGACGGTCAAACATAACGCTCTATCTTCTACTATCTCCACTTACCCAGAAGAAAGTGGAGCTGTGACTGCCATATCTGTTTTCCGAGCTACCGAGAAGATCGGtctggaaagaggaaagacTTTCGATGTGAGGTTTATGGAAAGACACCAGTATACGAGTCAGACATTCTTACCTATGGGAAAAGCTGAG TGGTCTGGAAaatctgaagaagctttACCGGCCGGAGGAGAATTCTTGGTGATTGTAGCCGAAAATGGACCTG ATGACAAACCTGATCCTGCGACGATCAAGTCCTTCATTTTACCTCCCGACATGGGACTGACTTATGCTCCTGGAGTATGGC ACCACCCTGTACTGATTCTTGATGCCACCGTCGATCTGGCTTGTATCGAGACGCAAATCTCGACTGGGGTGCATGATTCTGATATTAGGGATtgtgagctgatctcgtgGGAAGGAGACGAGGTATTTGGGCAGGTTGCTGTTCCGGAACACGCCTTATAG